The Rosa rugosa chromosome 1, drRosRugo1.1, whole genome shotgun sequence genomic sequence TGTTGTATTTTCTTTCGAGAGTTAGCCATTAGTAAAAAACaatcttctttaaaaaaaaaaaaaccaattctcaaaagaaaaaaaaaaaaacaagtacaAACTGTCACTTCATCCACCCAATCAGTCAACGACTGCTTCTCTTCTATATTCAAGTCAACGTCTCACAGTGGAAATTACCAATCAGAATGACCCtaggcccaaaaaaaaaacccgacCCAAGAATCATCTGGCACAAAATCAGAGGCACCAGCACACACACTCACACATACGTTACAGCCAGCCCAAGCACCCAGCCTACGTGGCCAAGCAAATATCCCAACTCCTTAGCCCCACTTTCGTCATTTCACCCTCTTCTCATCAATCACACCGTCCATTTCCATCCACATCAACGTTTCAAAATAACCGAcggaaaagaaattaaaaaaataaagaaaataaattataacttTCCCAAATTCCTCTTCcttctttgtttctttatattttatttcttttccatatacacaaataaaaaatttaatcaTAAATTAATTATCGTCcgtcttctctctcctctctctctctctctctgcgtcTCTCTGGAAGTAGTCGAagcccttcttcttcttcttcttcttcttcttcccctgaacCTCGTTTTTTCTGATCCATTCGAAACCCTAATTCGCCGTCGACAATCACACAGTGTCTCGTCGATTGGGGATTGAAGGCTCAAGGCTCGAAATTTGTACGGATTGTACAAGCCAGACGTCGACGTTGAAGACCGATACGGCGACGCTTTGATCGTTCTTGCCGCATTGCGTGTTTCTCAGCGATTGGCGGCGGCGCGGTGGTGAACTCGTCGGAGCCGGACGGAGGATGAGAATCGGAGGATGAACGATGCCGGTACTGCGTGGAAGGGGCCGTGGAGCAGCTAAAAAGCAGGAGGTTACGAATCCGATCGACGCCGGAGAGGCCATTGCCACCAGAACAAGGCGAAGgcgagcggcggcggcggcggcggcactgccgaataataataataacaacaacaataataatCAGGTGAAGGAGGAAAAGAATCGGAAGGCGGCGGCTGCGGCGGCGGCCGGTGAGGAGAAGAAGGTAGTCGTTAAGGCGGAGAAAAAGAGGGTCGTTGAGAAGGAGGAAgtgaaagagaagaagatgaatgACAGTGGTAGTGGCGGCGTTAGGAGTAATGCCAAGGCTGAAGAAGAAGGCAGCACTGCTCCTCTTCCTGAGAAGGTTTGTTCTCTTTTCGTGAAATTAAAAATGGGATCTTTTCTGTTTGTAGCtgttgattttgaatttgattgtatTTGTCTGcatttttatatgtttttacaGTGTGGGGTAAGTGTTGTTCTACTGGGTATAATCTAAGAGGTTTGAGGTTATTGATGGTTATGCTGTTATAGGTGGCGGGGTAAAGCCAGACTGATACTATGGGGGTTCGAATTAGGGACTAATACATGAAAAGTGCATTTTTAGGATGGTTGTATTGTTGGTAGTGAGAATGTGGTAGTGTACTTTATCTAGAGTTGTCTATTCTTAGGGGCTAGGATCCTCTTTCCATTTCATGCGTCTTCGAGGAGATCATGGTTATTCCTTCAAAATTGTTTTGGGAACAAGTAGCATATTGGCCAAATATGTGGCATTCTGTTTGTTGATACAAGTGATATATAGGTAACAATGTATGATTTTATTCCCAGTTGCATATTGCTTCTGTTCAGCTATTTTGTAAGACAAAGGCTTTAGTTGGGCATGGTACATTCAGCATTTGTTTAATGTCCTGACATTTGTTTGTATGAACACCATGCTGCATATAGTCCTTACTTCTGTTAGTTTTTAGCCATCTCACAATGTATATATTAAGAagattaattaatttttataaTAACGATACCTAAATTTGTTATTGCAGGTTACTGTTGGTGGTTCCCCTGTCTACAGATTAGATAGAAAGCTGGGTAAGGGTGGCTTCGGACAAGTGTATGTCGGTCGGCGTGTTTCTGCTATAAATACGAATGAGAGAACTGGACCAGGAGCTGTTGAGGTATAGTAATGCGGTAGTTTTTGATTGTTGAGTTTTGGTTTCTCGCTTCTGCTTTTAATTTTCGCTCTCTTGCTTAGACACTTGCTTTTATCTCTGTTTCTCAGGTGGCCTTAAAACTCGAGCACAAAAATAGTAAAGGGTGCAATTATGGACCCCCACAGGAGTGGAAAGTTTATGAGTGAGCATGCTCCTATTTCTTATTGTATTTTCTGTCTTTATACTTTGATTGTATTTGTAAATTCATTTTGACATTTGTGTTACTTGTTCAGCACTCTTGGCGGCAGCCATGGTGTGCCGCGGGTACACTATAAAGGCAAGCAAGGCGAGTATTATATTATGGTATGCAGTCTTTCCTTGGCTTATGGGTTTTTGGAGTTTTTGTGGCTAGATCTTAATGTTTTGgaagtgtgtgtgtgagtatcacacacacacacaatgtcGTCTTGTTGAGGGATACTTTTTTGACTGAAGTTTTATGCTGCAGGTGATGGACATGTTGGGGCCAAGCTTGTGGGATGTTTGGAATAATGGCAATCAAACGTAAGtctgaaaaactttttattatacatattatatatatatatacacacacacacagagcttctccactgcggacgtccgcagtttttcttaggtacggatttccagtttttatccacttttcgatcatattttcacatcttaaccgttcagtttttaggtcctaatgtatagatcatctctacaaattttcagccaaattgatgattgttaaggcattcaaaactgcaatttaccattataaacacgaacggttccggttcgacagattcggttcgttcgcgtaaattgcagtttgaatgccttaacgatcatcaatttggctgaaattttgtagagatgatctatatattagaacttaaaaactgaacggttaagatgtgaaaatatgattgaaaagtgggtcaaatatggaaatccgtacctttttgcgtaggtgcggatatccgcacttGAGCAAggttgtgtatatatatatatatatatatatatatatatatatatatatttgctttcattcattttcaatttcataATTGAGTTATCCTGTTACTTTCAGAATGGCCATTGAAATGGTTGCGTGTATTGCCATTGAAGCAATATCAATATTGGAGAAGATGCATTCTCGAGGGTATGACTTTCAGTTACCAATCGCTGCCTCATATTTGTTGTCATtgtccatctctctctctctctctcacacacacacacacaatttcTAACCCTGCTTTTTATCTAATTTTGTTTTATAGCATgaagtttagttttttttttccttgttggGAGACTTTTTTAGATTTACAATATGATCAGAAACAAGCTAAGACAAAATAAACTTCATAGAACTTCTGTCTATGTGTCCGATTCCTTCAACTGAGCTTTAGGGATGACAGAATTACAACTTACGCTTATATGATTGATTCCTTTAACTGAAGTTATGTATGAGTATATGCCAGAAGTACAATATTATGTCTGTGATTGATTCCTCAAACTGAAGTTTATATGTCGGTGGTATATGGAAGTAGTATATCTATGCTCTGCTATCTGGACATTCATATTATGTATATTGGGTTTCCAACAATGCAAAGCCACAGAATGAATTTCTCATGTTTCGTCTACATCTTACCATTTATTGTTACTCAAGACATTGAAAGGTGTTATTCTTAAATTTCTGGACAGTTCAGAGTATTTGGAGTGCTGAAAATTTGACATTGCACAAATTAGGATGCAACCACTATAACTTGGTTGAGGGGCAACTGACATAGTTTTGGGGAATATTCACCTTATTTGTGTTTGTCTGCCTTAATATAATCTAGACACTACTGAGATTCTTCAAAGCCATGATAAATGTGTTTTAACTTATTTGCTACTTCTTTGTCAGGTATGTACATGGAGATGTAAAGCCTGAAAACTTTCTACTTGGTACTCCTGGGACTCCTGATGAGAAAAAGCTATTTTTAGTTGATCTTGGACTAGGTACTTCTTTGATCTcctttttttataattattttttttattaatgttAAGCAGCATGGTAGTTAATAATTTATATCTTATACGTTGTTTTGGCTAATCAGCAACTAAATGGCGAGATAGTTCAACCGGTCAGCATGTTGATTATGACCAAAGGCCAGATGTTTTCAGGTATAAGCAATGTTCCCTAATCTTTTATAAAATTTAAAGCTGCTTTCTTTTACCATCACTTCCTAATTTTAAGCTCTCTGCTTCTTACTTAATTATCTTTTATGGTGTGACAGAGGAACAGTACGTTACGCTAGTGTGCATGCTCATTTAGGGAGAACGAGTAGTAGGAGAGATGATCTTGAGTCTCTAGCTTATACCCTTGTGTTCCTTCTCCGTGGTCGCCTCCCCTGGCAAGGATACCAGGTTTGTCCTTTGTTTCTTAGCCGGAATAGATACCATCATATTTGCCTTAAAAGTTTGTAACATGAAGGTGTTTTCAGGGAGAGAATAAAGGATTCCTTGTCTGCAAGAAGAAGATGGCAACGTCTCCAGAGACCTTGTGTTCTTTCTGTCCACTCCCTTTTAGACAATTTGTTGAACATGTGGTGAACTTGAAGTTTGATGAAGAACCTAATTATGCAAAATATATATCACTATTTGATGGGACTGTAAGTCCAAATCCTGATATCAGGCCAATAAACACAGAGGGTGCACAGAAGGTACATATAATCTTCTAATTTTCTGTTGATGGTTTACCCTTGAGCATGGTATATGTACTTAATATTTCATGGAAAGATTGGTGTGTCTAATATTTGCTTCATATCTTTTGAAGCTTATTAATCTGGTTGGTCATAAGAGAGGAAGATTGAcaatggaggaggaggatgatgaacAACCAAAGAAGAGAATTAGAATGGGTATGCCAGCAACACAATGGATCAGTGTTTATAATGCTCGGAGACCGATGAAGCAAAGGTATTTCTATAACTTGAGCAGTGAACCTGCTTATGTACTTATTATTTTGGGCACATTTCTCAAAATTCACCCTATTTTATCATGTTTTCTGTTTCTGTAATCTTGTAGTCATCTTCGTTCTCTTTATgttagattttttgtttttatttttttaagtttttaatttTCATGTTGCTCTAGGTATCACTATAATGTGGCTGATACAAGGCTTGCACAGCATATTGAGAAAGGGAATGAGGATGGGTTATATATAAGCAGTGTGGCTTCTTCTCAAAATTTGTGGGCCTTGATTATGGATGCAGGCACTGGTTTCACTTCCCAAGTTTATGAACTTGCTCCGACTTGTCTTCACAAGGTACATGCTTACGCTTTCAGGAAACCTGAAGTAATAGTCATCTTTGGCATAATGACTTATTTTTACTGGAGTCTGTACTTTGATTTTATCATTTTATAGTATACAGGAGGAGATGTTGCATAAAAATTACTTCATGTTTCGTTATTTGGAATGTGTATTTTAACTAACGTCTGGATTAACTTTTTGATGTGCTTGAAGGAATGGATAATGGAACAGTGGGAGAAAAGCTATTACATCAGTGCATTAGCCGGAGCTACTAATGGGAGTTCATTAGTAGTAATGTCCAAGGGTTAGTATTTTGGTTTTATTCATGAACATCTTTGATCCAGaaaattcttttgttttctgttttgtgtgttttcttcttttgtttgttagttttttttttttttttttttccagttgtGAATTCTGGATAAATGTTGTCAGTTGATTGTGTTCAGGTACAACTTTTACGCAGCAGTCATACAAAGTCAGCGATACATTTCCATTTAAGTGGATTAACAAAAAGTGGAAAGAGGACTTTTTTGTTACGTCAATGGCCACTGCAGGAAGTAGATGGGCCATTGTTATGTCTCGGGGTGCTAATTATTCAGACCAAGTAAttttgacttcaaaaatctttTCCGACTCATTTCTCCAAATTGCCTATGATGCAATGCACTTTTGATTTTGTAGTAGGCATGTAACAGGCCCAATATTTTGTTTTCAGGTTGTTGAACTAGATTTCCTTTATCCTAGTGAAGGAATACATCGGCGCTGGGATTCTGGATATCGTATAACTGCAACTGCAGCAACATGGGATCAGGCCGCTTTTGTTCTCAGCGTGCCAAGGAAGAAGCCTCAAGATGAAACCCAGGAGACGCTTCGTACTTCTGCTTTTCCAAGTACACATGTCAAGGTAACTTACTGTCATAATATTTTCCACTTtcttcttcccagtttttgctGTGAAACATCTTTTAATACACTGCAACTTACAGGAGAAGTGGGCGAAGAACCTTTATATTGCATCTATTTGTTATGGACGAACAGTATCATAAGGGCCGCGACTTTTCTTAGGGATGCTGCAGACACCACTGCGAGTATCGTTCAGATGGCTGTTCCAAATTATCTGTTCCAACCTGGGAGATTTATACCCTCCATCAAGAAAATTTTGAAGACAAGAAGCCTTAGTTGTGTAATTAAAGTATAGAACTCTAGGAAAACCTATTTGTCTATGTCAGGGTCTGTGGAAACCGTCTTTATGTCAATGATTAATTAAAAGGTCATTTTCTTCCAACAAGGAACATATGTTTTACTCTTTAGCCAATTCTGAACAAAACAATTTGATACCATTTAATATACCATGGCCTACAGTCTAACTACTTCGGTGTTGTAGGTTGTTTATAAAAAATCGTCTCCATTGCATTTTCTTTACTCATAGAAAAataactaaagaaaaaaaaaaaaaaaaaaaaagcagtaaAGATAGGGCTGTCAATAGGTCGTGTCGGGTTgagttcgtgtcgggtcaaggtatttgtcgtgtcgcaagagacaaactcaaacccaacctatttattaaacgggttacccgtttccaacccgcttaacccatttaataaataggtcgtgtagtgttagacaaaatgactcatttaaaggTTAACAATACGAccaatttaactaaaaaaatgcataaattgattaaattcgcTAAAAATTCCACAAGActaagaatataaataattatatataattcataaataattaaatccaataattataaagaaaaatatttcaaattgtttaatCTTATAATCAAATACTCCTaatgtccaaaatttcaagaataagTACAGCATAATTGGGTTATACGGTTATAccggttcacttcgtgttggcgggttgacccgtgacctacccatttattaaatggatcatggcgggttgacccacggccgacCAGCTTTTTAATCTTGCGgtttcaacccgctttatttcgtgcgggtttcgagtcgtgtaaTCGGGTCGTGtcagaattgacagccctactcaAAGACCTTGGGATAAATGGTGAAGtacaaaaattaattttggagaatgaaattcacACCCTAATCTATAATCCACATTCCTTATTATGAATTCCGCAGAGAGCACCAACTTGTTATTTGTCAGTATAAATCGCAAGTTCTAGCTTCCCCCTACCCTACTGACATATTTTTCAAGAATTTTTACTGGTTAATCATTAACTGTAATAAGCTCAAGTGTTTGTAAGTACCCTGCTTTGCATGGCCAAGGAAGAAAACTATTGCTGAAAAAAACTGATTCTGATGCTGAGGATTGAACTCTCAAGAACTTTTACTGACATCTGCGGTGCCACATttcaataaagaaaagaaaacttcaCGTCCTTGTCTCTATTTATCTCCTGCTTAGTATTGATGTCCTGATTGGGTTTAACAATGGCTGAAGAAGTGTATTGTGAAGGCCTGCAACATAACCTTCCCAACGAAACTTGTTCCTGGTATTAGTGCATAGAAAAATCAGCAGCATTAGAGAGATAAAATGGACTTCAAATTGTTCCATTATGCACAAACATGCGTGGGGAGAGTTGAAAACTTAACTTCTCACAGATTTACCTTGCTTTTATCATGGTCGAAGCGAACAACAAAAATACACCTGCAGCCTGTTTGGTCATGTAGGCTCCTCTGGATTTCCAGAACATGGGCATCACAGTAGACAGCTTCATCTTCTCGTTCCTGTACATAGGGTGTTAAAGCTGAAAGAGAAGACAGTAATAATAATCATTGGAGAGGTTTACACAATCCAGAATATGCCTTCTACTATATCTTGGTCTTGAACAGGTTTtcacaagccagaatatgcCTTCTACAATAGCCTGAACTCTGATACCTTTTGTCAATGTAAATTACGGGAAGGTTCCAAAGAAATAAAGTAAAAGACTACCTGGAAGCATAGGACAAGATCCCCAACCTTGACCTTATGACACTCGGACTCTTCTAGAGGAATAGATCTGTCACGCACTGCTCTTCTCACATTTACCCATTCATCCTCCTCCCTACCAAATCCAGCATAACGAACTCGAACTTCCTGTACCATATAACAACATTGAACTCCTTTAGAAATAAATTACTAgctgaaatgaaaaagaaacagaagTGTATCAAAAAGTAACGACGAGAACTAGACTTGATGAAAGAACCCATTGCACTGTTCTCACAAAACACTAACGAAAAAAGATGTAAGCTGAGAAGTACTCTTTCACCCAAATGGGGAGTATAAGGATAATGATTATAACGATACGAGTGAATCTTACTAGTTCTCCTGAACTGACAACTCTGTAGGAGAGGAAAGAAGCAACATCATACCTGGAAAGCAAGAGATTGGTTAGCTATGGTTTCCAGTCCAATTTGAATTAGAAATGCTGTGAAACTGTAGAGATGTACAAGGCTTTCACACTGTTTTCTTTCTTGGCAGTActgttcctttttttctttcctttccccAAAGCACATTGCACTAAACTTACAAGGTAACTTCACACTTTAATCCTAAATAGTAAACTATTAACATACAATCAATTGAATTACTCCAGAATTTCTTGCAGACCAGTGTTTGATTGCACTGCATGATGACTATATCCACTTTAAGATCTTTTCAGTTTTATATTCTATTCTTTCACGCAGAAGAGTTCTTCTAACATGCAACATCACTTCGGCAGGGAAATCCCACAGAACAGTTGAAGTAAACAAGCTACAGGAGATTTAATATGCAACAGAAAAGACTATTTATAATAAATACAGCCGTTATGTATCTAAGATTTCGGGGATGAGGTGAAACAGAACAATGGGGCTCTTGACCTACCATATACAGTCATGTGAATAATATATCGACACAACCACAAGTACGCTTGTGGGTGCATGGGCACATGTACAAGTTTTTGTGTGTGGGCCCTGAAGCTCTTTTTGCTACCCTCATATATGCTTTCAATGCCATTAGTATATAACAAATTTTACTCCTATTGAATAGGGAATATTCATGCAACTGAATAAACAAAAGTGTACATATAAAATTTAATTTTAGTTTTCAAATATTTAGTATGCAGATATATTACTTAATAACACAACCTTCTACATTTCTTGGATACATTCTTACCATGCACCGTCTTTCGATGATTTTGCTTCAAATGCCAACTCTGAAAGATCTGTGACGCATGGATCTGTATTAAAGTTACAATCATAAGTTTTTTAAAATACTACTGAACTCATAGATGTATGGAAGATTTCCAAAGCCACTATACCACTAGTCAAACCATATTATTCCACCTAGATCATGACCTGTGGACATTGTAAGCATTAGATGCAACAAAATGAGATAGTACAGAAGACCCTGCCTGTAGATACTATCCTAGAGAGTTTCCATGTAAAGAAGGTACAGAAACAATGAACCAAAAAGTCTGGAAAAAAGGCACCCTCAGCACAGAGATAAAAAGCATGAAAAAATAGTGAAAATAAAATAGATATAACAAGATATCTCATGTAACTAATTACAAGAAGCGAAAGTCCATGTAATGCTGAGCACGAAAGAGAAGTTACAAATGGGTTTTAATATCGGATGCCTAGATAGCTCTACAAAAGAAGTTACAAATGAATGGCTTTTGAGGATCTATCTTAAGAGAAAGTATGGTTTCTCTTCCTGAATTTAGTATCATGTGGACACACAGCCAGTTTGAATTAATTATGTTGTGAAAACTGTATGTTCTAGATGTTGTTTTTCTATGTTCAGTATCACAAATTGATCCATTGTCAAGAACGACAAAGCTCTTAACACGCCTACTTTCCTTATCGTCCAAGGTAGCACTGACTTGCTACAATGTTTTGCAAAGGATTCAAGCTGAAGAATTCTGATTTAGAAGAAATTTGCACCATTTAAGAATATTTATGTTTGATGCTAACATAGATGTGCATCACAACACGTCAAAATTCAGTTTGATAACACATGGAGAATTCATTGAATTCAAACGTAATGCGACACATTTTTGAACAGCTTCTTCGATACTGACAAAAAGTGAAAAAGATAACCTTTTGGCTTCTGAGAATTGTCAGGTGCATTGCTGAACATAGTCAAATCTGAAAGATCTTCATGGGATTCAACAACCCAATCAAAGGCACCAGATGACGAAGTGCCTTTGGCTTGAATCTCTTTTCGTTTACTCTGGAACCAACCTTCCACCTGGAATAGAATATGAGTATGATACCATTGCTTACAACAGGCTGCAGACTataaaagataaaatttagATCATTAGATGAAGCAAAAACCTGTTGCCTTGTTATATCCGATTTTCCAACACGGCTTGGTTGGCAGCTGAAAGGACAGAGCATGGTAAATAACTTTACAGAAGATATGTAATTTGAGAACATTTAACTCTAAAAATTCTACTACTTATTCTCTCCTTTTTTTGGTGAGATTGAATCTAACAAATGACTATCACAAATTAACACTACACTTCGTTGCATCACTGAAAAGGAATTCACCTGAAATTTGTTGCAAGATTTTGGAAAAACTCCTGAGAAAGTGATTGTTGTGGTGTCTCCTTGAAAATATTCTCCATTTTCATAATCTGACAAAGAGAAATATACAGTCAAAATCTTGTGCAGAATTTGAAACATATCAGTTAATAATCCCTGGACTTGAACAATTGATTGTCTTTGCTTCTTGccaaggaaaaaagaaagattacTTCTTTGACTAATGCCTTGTGTTTGTTCCAACCCAAAATCAAGCAAGACAATTTCAGTTCCATGTTCCTCTTTAACCCACATCAATGGAAGTTAAAAGGTCAAAATGTTGTAATACAAAACTAAATTGCCATAAGAAGCAAAAATTTAACACCAAGCATCATACAGAAAATAACCCAGTTAAAGAAACCCATAAAGCAGCTGAATTTAAAGCAAAAAAAGAGGAATTTGGTGCAGATTGAAGTGTAAAATCAGAGACCCATTGAGGGAAATAAAGCAGAAACACCTCAGAATTGGTGAATACAGAGAGGGAATTCATTGGTTTTCTTTCCATTGTCTCTGACTGATGAAGATTCTTTGCTAATTTTGAGTCTTTCATGACcggtgagagtgagagtgagactGACTCAGATTTTTAATGTGGAAAACTGAATCCCTCTGAGTAATAATGACAGTGGTTCGTGTCACAACTCCCAAAGGAAGGAAGGAGGTTTCTGGGTCAGTGCGTATTGTTTTtattaaacagcgacaagcgtggcccgtggtctaccattgtaccgatactgtccaaacttaaccacctgttaggtgttgggttttaattacaaaaggcctcggtacaattgggtgagatccacccacttataagttatattttatttgtcacttttccaatgtgggatatttcctctccaacagtttttggggccgtgaccacttactcattttcagcttaaaaattgtccacctactccactaagagttttttaaccccatttacccaatctaacattcattgacagttttgccccttttttaattaataaattacatctctctctccctctcaaaCTCCatctctctcagactctctctcttcgatctattttctctctcctccccctcatcgatctctccctctctccctccctccctcccaccTCCGGCCGGCGATATGTTGACCACAGacctgatctctctctctctttcctctctctctctctctctctctctctctctctctctctctctctctctctctctctctctctctctctccagacgacgccggatctctctctccctccctccctccctccttccctccatccctccagcagGACGCCCACGACGCCGGCTCTCGCCATCGCCGCGTCGAAACTCGTTGTCGTGCTCTCCGCGgtcaggctcgacgccaagcagacggtcctcgtcgctgagaagctcggcgaggccgggttgGACCTTCTGAAGGAGTCGACGACCGCCAGTAGAATCGGGTACGTCTTCGATTTGCTTCTGTCTCTCTAGCCGGCGACTGATCATCACGGAAATCGCAACTTGATTGTATCTCAGGTCCGGGCTGCAACCGGAGTCGTTGCAATCGGAGTCAAATCAGTGTGAAGGCAAATGGTCAACCGAAGTCGTTGCAAAATGACTGGAATTGTGGGCAAAATGGTCAACCAGAGTCGAGATTAATATGTTCTGGCCGTTTTCAAGATTTATCAGTTTGATAGCTGCAACCCGAGTCTTTGCAAAATGGCTGGTGAAgacatgggtgcccaaatca encodes the following:
- the LOC133725281 gene encoding casein kinase 1-like protein HD16 yields the protein MPVLRGRGRGAAKKQEVTNPIDAGEAIATRTRRRRAAAAAAALPNNNNNNNNNNQVKEEKNRKAAAAAAAGEEKKVVVKAEKKRVVEKEEVKEKKMNDSGSGGVRSNAKAEEEGSTAPLPEKVTVGGSPVYRLDRKLGKGGFGQVYVGRRVSAINTNERTGPGAVEVALKLEHKNSKGCNYGPPQEWKVYDTLGGSHGVPRVHYKGKQGEYYIMVMDMLGPSLWDVWNNGNQTMAIEMVACIAIEAISILEKMHSRGYVHGDVKPENFLLGTPGTPDEKKLFLVDLGLATKWRDSSTGQHVDYDQRPDVFRGTVRYASVHAHLGRTSSRRDDLESLAYTLVFLLRGRLPWQGYQGENKGFLVCKKKMATSPETLCSFCPLPFRQFVEHVVNLKFDEEPNYAKYISLFDGTVSPNPDIRPINTEGAQKLINLVGHKRGRLTMEEEDDEQPKKRIRMGMPATQWISVYNARRPMKQRYHYNVADTRLAQHIEKGNEDGLYISSVASSQNLWALIMDAGTGFTSQVYELAPTCLHKEWIMEQWEKSYYISALAGATNGSSLVVMSKGTTFTQQSYKVSDTFPFKWINKKWKEDFFVTSMATAGSRWAIVMSRGANYSDQVVELDFLYPSEGIHRRWDSGYRITATAATWDQAAFVLSVPRKKPQDETQETLRTSAFPSTHVKEKWAKNLYIASICYGRTVS
- the LOC133725284 gene encoding protein SAWADEE HOMEODOMAIN HOMOLOG 1-like isoform X2 → MKDSKLAKNLHQSETMERKPMNSLSVFTNSEIMKMENIFKETPQQSLSQEFFQNLATNFSCQPSRVGKSDITRQQVEGWFQSKRKEIQAKGTSSSGAFDWVVESHEDLSDLTMFSNAPDNSQKPKDLSELAFEAKSSKDGAWYDVASFLSYRVVSSGELEVRVRYAGFGREEDEWVNVRRAVRDRSIPLEESECHKVKVGDLVLCFQEREDEAVYCDAHVLEIQRSLHDQTGCRCIFVVRFDHDKSKEQVSLGRLCCRPSQYTSSAIVKPNQDINTKQEINRDKDVKFSFLY
- the LOC133725284 gene encoding protein SAWADEE HOMEODOMAIN HOMOLOG 1-like isoform X1: MKDSKLAKNLHQSETMERKPMNSLSVFTNSEIMKMENIFKETPQQSLSQEFFQNLATNFSCQPSRVGKSDITRQQVEGWFQSKRKEIQAKGTSSSGAFDWVVESHEDLSDLTMFSNAPDNSQKPKDPCVTDLSELAFEAKSSKDGAWYDVASFLSYRVVSSGELEVRVRYAGFGREEDEWVNVRRAVRDRSIPLEESECHKVKVGDLVLCFQEREDEAVYCDAHVLEIQRSLHDQTGCRCIFVVRFDHDKSKEQVSLGRLCCRPSQYTSSAIVKPNQDINTKQEINRDKDVKFSFLY